Below is a genomic region from Estrella lausannensis.
GTTGGCGACAACGATCCAAATCGCGCTGAAGTGAGCGCCCAGGCACACCATGCATGTCGAGAAAAAATGAAGCTTTTTTCCTATCCGATCCCAGCCAAAGAGAAGCAGGGCCAAGAAACCAGACTCCAAAAAGAAGGCGAAAACCCCTTCGGCAGCGAGAGCTGACCCAAAGATGTCTCCGACGTAGCGTGAATACGTCGCCCAGTTAGTGCCAAACTCAAACTCCATCACGATTCCCGTGGCCACTCCGATAGCGAAGGTGAGAGCGAATACCTTGGTCCAGAATTTGGCGATGGCGTGATAGTCTTCACTTCCCGTTTTGAGGTAAAGCCCTTCGGCGATGACCAAAAATATACCCAGTCCAATGCTGAGAGGCGGGTAAATGTAGTGAAACATGATGGTGACGGCAAACTGCAGTCTCGCTAAGATTTCGACATCCATGGAAAAACCCCTGATCGTGGGTTTACAACAAGCATTTATGTATTCCGAAAATGTCTCAGAATCTTCGATTTTGAGACGTTTACGGTAGAGTTGCTCCCTGAAATACTCCCGTTCTTGTTTTCTAAGAGGGGATAGTCAAATTTTCAAGGCCAGCTCAATCAGACTAAAATAAAGACGGTTTTATGTGTAAATAAATGATTGGAAATTAAGAGTGATCCTCATTGGACTCGTGCTTAGGCTCGGGTTTTGTGAACAGTCTCTAAGATCTCTTCAGTGAATCTCTTGCGAAGTTTCTTAAGGATTGGCGATTTGGTAATGAGACTGATACTATGATCGTTACGATTTCCCAATACCAAGCCTTACGTCCAGCTTGCAGAGCCCTCTACAAAGTGAAGGTTTCAAAGTAATTTTCGTTCCGTTGAAAAGCGTTGCTCATAATTTGAAAATCCCACAATATTTACCACGTAAAAAAGGGTGACAAAACCGCAGTTCTGCCAAATTATGGTCGTTGCTCTCTTTATCCATGGCTGAAAGGCACTTAAGGCCTGGGTTTCAATGCAGCATAGTGGTCGTCAAGCCCGGGTGGAGGTTTAGGGGCATCCTGCTGGCGTTTAGAGATTGTCCACAAGCTCAAATCATGCGATTTGAGCTTGTGGACAGTCTCTTATATCCAAATTGACTCAAAATTTGGAATTTTGAGTCGCTTTAGGTATAAAAAAGCAACGTGCGGACATTCTCTTACCGCACAATAGAGAGCTGATAAAGATACATGCTAGAAATATTCCATCTCATTATTCCAACGATAGAAATATCCATCATAGCGGTGATGATTTACTATTTTCTGTCGTTTTTCTGGAATACCAGAGCGATGGATCTTGTCTTTGGCTTGCTAGCCTTCTTGGCGCTGTTCGCTTTTTCCAACTGGCTGCACCTGCCGGTCATCCAAAAACTCATGCTCTACTTCGTCAATGTTGCCGTTATCGCTCTTCTGATTCTTTTTCAGCCGGAACTAAGGCTTGCTCTTTCTAAGCTCAGCGTCAAAGGGAAAAAATATCAGGAAGTATCCGAGTTTGACAAATTCCTGGAAGGGTTGTCCCACGTTGTTTACCGACTTTCTGAGAAACGCTATGGGGCGCTTGTGGTTTTGGAAAATCAGGATACTTTGGATGAGTATGCTAACAAAGCGGTTCTTTTGAACGCAAAATTTTCGCCTGAGCTGCTCGAGTCCGTATTCATCCCAAGCACACCCTTACACGATGGAGCCGTGATCATTCGGGGAACAGAAATTTTGTCAGCGGCAACTATCCTCCCTCTTGCCGATGACAGCTCCCAGCTTTCCAAATCGATGGGAACAAGGCACCGGGCGGGACTTGGCATCAGCCAATTGACGGACGCGCTGATTATTGTGGTTTCAGAGGAGTCGGGAAAAGTATCAATCGCACGGGATGGCATCATGACGAGGGGAGTGAAACCCGACCGCTTCAAAGGGATTATCCGCAGTATATTTACGCCTCCCACCCAATCTATGGATTCCGGTATCGATGCCATTGGCTGGCTTAAGAACTGGAGGAAATCATGACTTGGCTTTTACTCGGTAACTGGCAAAGAAAGCTGGTCTCCCTGATGACAGCTTTGATCATCTGGCTCTTTGTCAACCACTCGATCACTGAGACGAAAACAATACCCAACATTCCGATACGCATCGTCAATCCACCCTCCGACAAGACGATCATTGGTCTTTTGCCTAACGGCACTTTGAAAAAGCGGATGACGTTGGTTCTGTCGGGGTCTAAAGACATCATCCAGAATCTGGAGCCAGGCGATCTGGAAGTGGTCATCGACGCTTCGATGATCGATCACGATGATTGGATTGTCAAGATCAGCAAGAAGAACCTGCGCTCTCTCATATCGACGATCGACCTGCCCAGCCACATTACCAATGTGAGCCACAATGAATTTGTCATCAAGCAGACACCTGTAGTCACCATGCAGGTACCGGTTACATTCGTCGAACCGACAGGAGAGGCTCCGGAAGGGTATGAATTTTTGGGTGTTTGGCCTCAGACGCTCAATCAGAGTATATCGGGGCCCGCCGAAGAGATCCAAAGGCTGAAAAACAAAGGGATGAAGGTTACCTTCGACCTTGGGAAAATCCAGAAGGAGATGCTGGATCAGCTTTACGCTGCGCAAAAGTCGACTGGAAGAGATGAGATCTTTTTTCAGATTCCGGCAGAGTGGAAGAAAGTGCAGGTCAATTTCCGCAATAACGCTCTTGAAGACTTTAATGATCCGGACGCAGACCACTTAAGGATCGAGTTTTTGAAAAAAGAGTTTTTGCCCATCGACAGAAACATCTCGATCCGGGTTTTTTATCCTCTGGAATTTGTCAACTCCGTCAATCCCGAGAAGTTTCCTCTTGTAAAAGGAGGGAAAGTGGAGATGGAAAAGGGGCTATTCATTTTGAATTTTCCCTTATTCATGCGCAATATATCACGACACTTCTTGGATGTGATCCGAGGAAACCTGGAGATTGTCATTATCGCTCAGCCCAAAGTTGAAAATTCCGTTCTCGACTGGTCTATCGATGTCGTCAACATCAGCGATCTAGAAGACACCTATGTTGCCTACATGATCACCAACGAGTCGATGTTTGGATTCGGCGAAGCGCAAGGCTACTCCAAAAAACGGGAAGAGATGTTGCGCCAACGATTCAGAACCTATCTCGAGAGAGTCTCTCTCTGGGTTACTCCGAGGGAAAAACTCAGTCTTGACGCGATGATCGAAACCAATAAAATTCAAGTGAAGTAGTGCTTACGCTATGCCTGTGAACCGCTTTTATGTCGATAGGGATCTGCAAAAGGATGCCCAGGTTATCATCGAGGGAGATGAGTTTTATCATTTAAGAGACTCTACCCGTACAAAACCGGGAGAGGTCGTTGAACTCATCAATGGCAGGGGCTTTTTAGCTGAAGGAGTCGTTGCCGAGATTAAAAAAGCGCACGCCTCCATCGAGGTGAAGTCTAGCCTTTTTCAAGACAAGGAAGACGGGAAAATCATTCTCATCCAGGGTGTTCCCCGGATGAACCGACTTGACACAATCATCGAAAAAGCGACGGAGCTCGGCGTTACGGCCATCCACCTTTTCATGGGCGATCGTTCCGAACGAAAGGGACTGTCGGAGTCATCCCTTCAAAGAGTAGACAAGATAGCTATCGCCGCAACCAAGCAGTGCGGACGCCTATACCTTCCTGAAATTGCAACTTTTGACAATCTGGAACAGAGTGTGAGTCATGACGACACCACCCTCTTTTTCGGGGACGTAAACCCGGCGGCTCCTCTATTTGTAGAGGAGTGGAACCGCATCAGACCCGTGGGAGCAATCGCCTTCGTAATTGGTCCTGAGAGTGGTCTCAGTCCTGCCGAAGAAGAGTTTTTGAAGTCGAGAAGGGCCATAGGCGTTAAGCTGGCTGAGAACATCTTGAGGACAGATACGGCTCCCATACTAGCGATAGGTCTCGTTAAACACCTCTGTCTGATGCACAAATGATTTTTCAGCCCGAAAGCATCTCCAAGTGAAGACACTTTCGGCAATTCACCTAAAAAATTGTTCTTTCTCGCCCCTGCGAAAGCCTTTGCAAAGTTGGATTATAGCCGAAACGTTACACTACCTAGCCTTCACCCGTTTCGGGAGCGTGGAGTGCAATTGCTTTTAACGCGTTAAAGTCCATCACTTCGATATTTAAACCGGCTTCTTTGACCATTTCTTTAAGTCGATCAACATTTTCACTCTCAGTAAAAGCTACCGTAATTTTTTTGAGGTTAATAGAGCCTTTTACTGCATATTCATCCAAATTTTTATCAACCAAGGTTCCAGTTACATTGGATGCTGCTAATACAATAGGAAAGGAATCTGTAACGCTTTCTCGAATACTTTCGGTGGGGTTGATGAAAGGAGGAGTGTCGCATATGTCACGCACATCTTTAAGAAATTGCAACACTATTTCCTGGCCAGGTACACCTTCTTTTTCATCAATCAATGCGTCGAGATGCTCTTTAATTGCGCTGATATTTTCTGAATAATCTGGATCGATAACTTTCAACCTTTCTATATACAACCCCACCCGGAGCCAGTCGAATTTATTACCTTCTGCAGCGTCACCTTCAAACTTTGGGTCATATTTTAATGTGGATTCAGTATATCCAATAAATTTATTTATTTGAGCTGGGGATACTCCTTTCCATTCGTCAGTTGCAGTCGCCACGAAATCTGAGGCGTAGCTGATTGTGGTTTTTACACCGAGACGTGAAATTGAAGTCCCCGAAATCCTATCCTGATTTACCCCCGTTGCTGAAATTCCCATCCTTAATTCCCCCGACAAAGGATAGATATTATTTTTTAATAGCTCGCCTGTAGGATGCATGGTTTTATCGGTTGCCATC
It encodes:
- a CDS encoding RsmE family RNA methyltransferase, translated to MPVNRFYVDRDLQKDAQVIIEGDEFYHLRDSTRTKPGEVVELINGRGFLAEGVVAEIKKAHASIEVKSSLFQDKEDGKIILIQGVPRMNRLDTIIEKATELGVTAIHLFMGDRSERKGLSESSLQRVDKIAIAATKQCGRLYLPEIATFDNLEQSVSHDDTTLFFGDVNPAAPLFVEEWNRIRPVGAIAFVIGPESGLSPAEEEFLKSRRAIGVKLAENILRTDTAPILAIGLVKHLCLMHK
- the cdaA gene encoding diadenylate cyclase CdaA, yielding MLEIFHLIIPTIEISIIAVMIYYFLSFFWNTRAMDLVFGLLAFLALFAFSNWLHLPVIQKLMLYFVNVAVIALLILFQPELRLALSKLSVKGKKYQEVSEFDKFLEGLSHVVYRLSEKRYGALVVLENQDTLDEYANKAVLLNAKFSPELLESVFIPSTPLHDGAVIIRGTEILSAATILPLADDSSQLSKSMGTRHRAGLGISQLTDALIIVVSEESGKVSIARDGIMTRGVKPDRFKGIIRSIFTPPTQSMDSGIDAIGWLKNWRKS
- a CDS encoding YbbR-like domain-containing protein, producing MTWLLLGNWQRKLVSLMTALIIWLFVNHSITETKTIPNIPIRIVNPPSDKTIIGLLPNGTLKKRMTLVLSGSKDIIQNLEPGDLEVVIDASMIDHDDWIVKISKKNLRSLISTIDLPSHITNVSHNEFVIKQTPVVTMQVPVTFVEPTGEAPEGYEFLGVWPQTLNQSISGPAEEIQRLKNKGMKVTFDLGKIQKEMLDQLYAAQKSTGRDEIFFQIPAEWKKVQVNFRNNALEDFNDPDADHLRIEFLKKEFLPIDRNISIRVFYPLEFVNSVNPEKFPLVKGGKVEMEKGLFILNFPLFMRNISRHFLDVIRGNLEIVIIAQPKVENSVLDWSIDVVNISDLEDTYVAYMITNESMFGFGEAQGYSKKREEMLRQRFRTYLERVSLWVTPREKLSLDAMIETNKIQVK